In Monodelphis domestica isolate mMonDom1 chromosome 4, mMonDom1.pri, whole genome shotgun sequence, one DNA window encodes the following:
- the LOC100012086 gene encoding kallikrein-12-like — protein MGGISPGKEETIVGRGGWFDKKHKVGRRKDKAKGMKRLALEEVANRGSRGLSQTAESPNRIIVGKGTQCIPNSQPWQVALFDRASLRCGGVLISPQWVLTAAHCNHKRYWVRLGEHNLRKLDGTEQIRMTGRSVTHPGFRAGPGIHDHDLRLLKLLTPVRITHAVRPLALPTACPTSGTLCLVSGWGKTSLINDRHPDQLQCLSLTITPNNTCHSVFPGKITENMVCAGGSMVGQDACQGDSGGPLVCDNVLQGLVSWGLGCGQLGTPGVYVKICKYLDWIQTTVKN, from the exons ATGGGAGGAATATCAccaggcaaagaggagaccattGTAGGCAGAGGAGGCTGGTTTGACAAAAAGCACAAAGTTGGCAGGAGAAAGGATAAAGCCAAGGGCATGAAGCGCTTGGCACTAGAAGAAGTGGCCAATAGGGGCTCAAGAG gATTGAGCCAGACCGCTGAAAGCCCTAATCGTATTATCGTTGGCAAAGGCACCCAATGCATCCCTAACTCCCAGCCATGGCAAGTGGCATTGTTTGACCGTGCCTCTCTTCGGTGTGGAGGTGTCCTAATTTCCCCCCAATGGGTCCTCACAGCAGCCCACTGCAACCACAA GCGATACTGGGTGCGCCTTGGGGAGCACAACCTTCGGAAACTGGATGGGACCGAGCAGATCCGGATGACTGGGCGCTCGGTGACCCATCCTGGCTTCCGGGCAGGACCAGGCATCCATGACCACGACCTGCGTCTGTTGAAGCTCCTCACCCCTGTCCGCATCACACATGCTGTTCGACCCTTGGCTCTACCTACTGCCTGTCCCACATCTGGGACTCTGTGTCTGGTGTCTGGCTGGGGTAAAACTAGCCTCATAAATG ACCGACACCCAGACCAACTCCAGTGTTTGTCCTTAACCATCACTCCAAATAACACATGTCATAGTGTGTTCCCCGGGAAGATTACAGAGAATATGGTTTGTGCAGGAGGTAGTATGGTTGGGCAGGATGCTTGTCAG GGGGACTCAGGAGGACCACTGGTGTGTGACAACGTCTTGCAGGGCCTGGTGTCATGGGGTTTGGGGTGTGGTCAGTTAGGCACCCCTGGAGTTTACGTTAAGATATGCAAGTATTTGGATTGGATTCAGACAACAGTGAAGAACTGA